The Methylobacterium currus genome contains a region encoding:
- a CDS encoding retropepsin-like aspartic protease family protein produces MTRPILWALGVLAGAALTGGSMTERFARAGHGAPAPAAEAAQVAPGSASSVTLAQDLSGHFQAYPQVEGQVLRMLVDTGATLCVFTSEDAQRIGVRVGPRDFTAQVATANGTVPAARVRVREMRLGGIAVRDVEALVLPSGRLETSLLGMSFLRRLRGFEVAAGRMILRG; encoded by the coding sequence GTGACGCGGCCGATCCTCTGGGCCCTCGGCGTGCTCGCCGGCGCCGCCCTCACCGGCGGCTCGATGACCGAGCGTTTCGCCCGGGCAGGCCACGGCGCCCCGGCTCCGGCAGCCGAGGCGGCGCAGGTGGCGCCCGGATCCGCCTCCAGCGTGACGCTGGCCCAGGATCTGTCGGGCCATTTCCAGGCCTACCCGCAGGTCGAGGGGCAGGTGCTGCGCATGCTGGTCGATACCGGCGCCACGCTCTGCGTCTTCACCAGCGAGGATGCGCAGCGGATCGGGGTCCGGGTCGGCCCGCGCGACTTCACCGCCCAGGTCGCCACCGCCAACGGCACGGTGCCGGCGGCGCGGGTCCGGGTGCGCGAGATGCGCCTCGGCGGGATCGCGGTGCGTGACGTCGAGGCCCTGGTTCTGCCGAGCGGGCGCCTCGAGACCAGCCTGCTCGGCATGTCGTTCCTGCGCCGCCTGCGCGGCTTCGAGGTCGCGGCGGGCCGGATGATCCTGCGGGGATGA
- a CDS encoding Flp family type IVb pilin, with product MMSKLKRFVSDESGATAIEYGLIATLIAIAVIAAARSVGNNLGAQFNSIAGNLK from the coding sequence ATGATGTCCAAGCTGAAGCGTTTCGTCAGCGACGAGTCGGGCGCCACCGCGATCGAGTACGGCCTGATCGCCACCCTGATCGCCATCGCGGTGATCGCCGCGGCCCGCTCCGTCGGGAACAACCTCGGGGCGCAGTTCAACTCGATCGCCGGCAACCTGAAGTAA
- a CDS encoding CpaD family pilus assembly protein encodes MPAMTRTALRLTILAASASLAACAADRRLTTGSTYPMTVPERHPIVLSDSPRNLDVFVTGTGHIDPRQADDVDAFLTEYRRYGRGVLVLEVPRGSQVPGGAVERTLARVRARAVAWGVGAREIVVAPYPVANVAVSAPVRLSFQRMQAKVAGACGLWPQDLGVTNAGFNARNESYWNFGCATQSNLASQIADPVDLVRGRQEGRIDTVTRTQDLTDLRTGKDPSTTWKQDGRASVKNQVGQ; translated from the coding sequence ATGCCAGCGATGACCCGCACCGCTCTCCGCCTGACGATCCTCGCCGCCTCGGCCAGCCTCGCGGCCTGCGCCGCGGACCGCCGGCTGACCACGGGCTCGACCTACCCGATGACGGTCCCCGAGCGGCACCCGATCGTCCTGTCGGACTCGCCCCGCAACCTCGACGTGTTCGTGACGGGGACCGGGCATATCGACCCGCGCCAGGCCGACGACGTCGACGCCTTCCTCACCGAGTACCGCCGCTACGGCCGCGGCGTGCTGGTCCTGGAGGTGCCCCGCGGCTCGCAGGTGCCCGGCGGCGCGGTGGAGCGCACCCTCGCGCGGGTGCGCGCCCGGGCGGTCGCCTGGGGGGTCGGCGCGCGAGAGATCGTCGTCGCGCCCTACCCGGTCGCCAACGTTGCGGTGAGCGCGCCCGTGCGCCTCAGCTTCCAGCGCATGCAGGCCAAGGTGGCGGGGGCCTGCGGGCTCTGGCCACAGGATCTCGGCGTCACGAATGCGGGCTTCAACGCCCGCAACGAGAGCTACTGGAACTTCGGCTGTGCCACCCAGTCGAACCTCGCCAGCCAGATCGCCGACCCGGTCGACCTGGTGCGCGGCCGCCAGGAGGGCCGGATCGACACGGTGACCAGGACCCAGGACCTGACCGACCTGCGCACCGGAAAGGATCCATCAACCACTTGGAAGCAGGATGGCCGCGCGAGCGTGAAGAACCAGGTGGGGCAGTGA
- a CDS encoding CpaF family protein: MFGRRPGAAAQKAPAARPAGPAPALPAAAPVLQDGKRAEAAPPPAAREAPAPAENGRSDEYYRTKSMIFGALIEAIDLTQLARLEPDAAREEIRDIVIEIIGLKNVVMSIAEQEELLDDICNDVLGYGPLEPLLARDDIADVMVNGANRTYIEVGGKIQLTGVRFRDNQQLMNICQRIVSQVGRRVDEASPICDARLPDGSRVNVIAPPLAIDGPALTIRKFKKDKLTLDQLVRFGSISPEGAKILQIIGRVRCNVVVSGGTGSGKTTLLNCLTRYIDDDERIITCEDAAELQLQQPHVVRLETRPPNLEGQGQVTMRDLIKNCLRMRPERIIVGEVRGPEAFDLLQAMNTGHDGSMGTLHANSPRECLSRIESMISMGGYNLPSKTLREMIAGSIDVVVQAARLRDGSRRITHITEVMGMEGDVIITQDLFVYDVVGEDQNGKLIGRHRSTGIGRPRFWERARYYGEDRALAAALDAAEARPEEAA; the protein is encoded by the coding sequence ATGTTCGGCAGGAGACCCGGAGCGGCGGCGCAGAAGGCGCCGGCCGCGCGCCCCGCCGGCCCCGCCCCGGCGCTCCCGGCGGCGGCGCCGGTCCTCCAGGACGGCAAGCGGGCCGAGGCCGCCCCCCCGCCGGCAGCCCGCGAGGCCCCGGCACCGGCGGAGAATGGCCGCTCGGACGAGTATTACCGCACGAAGAGCATGATCTTCGGCGCGCTCATCGAGGCGATCGACCTCACCCAGCTCGCGCGCCTCGAGCCGGACGCGGCGCGGGAAGAGATCCGTGACATCGTCATCGAGATCATCGGCCTCAAGAACGTCGTGATGTCGATCGCCGAGCAGGAGGAGCTGCTCGACGACATCTGCAACGACGTGCTCGGCTACGGCCCCCTCGAGCCCCTGCTCGCCCGCGACGACATCGCCGACGTGATGGTGAACGGCGCCAACCGGACCTACATCGAGGTCGGCGGCAAGATCCAGCTGACGGGAGTGCGCTTCCGCGACAACCAGCAGCTGATGAACATCTGCCAGCGGATCGTCAGCCAGGTCGGTCGCCGGGTCGACGAGGCCTCCCCGATCTGCGACGCGCGCCTGCCGGACGGCTCGCGCGTCAACGTGATCGCGCCGCCGCTGGCCATCGACGGCCCGGCGCTCACCATCCGCAAGTTCAAGAAGGACAAGCTCACCCTCGACCAGCTCGTGCGCTTCGGCTCGATCTCGCCCGAGGGGGCCAAGATCCTGCAGATCATCGGGCGGGTGCGCTGCAACGTGGTGGTCTCGGGCGGTACCGGCTCGGGCAAGACCACCCTGCTCAACTGCCTCACCCGCTACATCGACGACGACGAGCGCATCATCACCTGCGAGGACGCGGCCGAGCTGCAATTGCAGCAGCCGCACGTGGTGCGCCTCGAGACCCGGCCGCCGAACCTCGAAGGCCAGGGCCAGGTCACGATGCGCGACCTGATCAAGAACTGCCTGCGCATGCGGCCCGAGCGGATCATCGTCGGCGAGGTGCGCGGCCCGGAGGCCTTCGACCTCCTCCAGGCGATGAATACCGGCCATGACGGCTCGATGGGCACGCTGCACGCCAACTCGCCGCGCGAGTGCCTGAGCCGCATCGAATCGATGATCTCGATGGGGGGCTACAACCTGCCCTCCAAGACCCTGCGCGAGATGATCGCCGGCTCGATCGACGTCGTCGTCCAGGCCGCCCGCCTGCGCGACGGCTCGCGGCGCATCACCCACATCACCGAGGTGATGGGGATGGAGGGCGACGTCATCATCACCCAGGACCTGTTCGTCTACGACGTCGTCGGCGAGGACCAGAACGGCAAGCTGATCGGCCGCCACCGCTCGACCGGGATCGGCCGGCCGCGCTTCTGGGAGCGGGCGCGCTACTACGGCGAGGACCGGGCGCTCGCCGCCGCCCTCGACGCCGCCGAAGCCCGGCCGGAGGAGGCGGCATGA
- a CDS encoding A24 family peptidase, translated as MVSLCLLVVFPFLMAYAAVSDVLTMLIPNRVSMALAGGFAVLAVATGLGWFEVASHVGAGALVLTVGFVLYLTGTMGAGDVKLAAATALWLGFGALPDYLVNAAVFGGMMALGLLLMRSHPLPGFAATWPFALRLHDQRVGIPYGVALSASALVTCPAAPLWHLVLAG; from the coding sequence ATGGTCAGCCTCTGCCTTCTCGTCGTGTTCCCTTTCCTGATGGCCTACGCGGCCGTCAGCGACGTCCTCACGATGCTGATTCCCAACCGCGTCAGCATGGCCCTCGCCGGCGGCTTCGCGGTCCTGGCCGTCGCCACGGGGCTCGGCTGGTTCGAGGTCGCGAGCCATGTCGGCGCGGGTGCGCTGGTGCTCACCGTCGGCTTCGTCCTCTATCTCACGGGCACGATGGGCGCCGGCGACGTCAAGCTGGCGGCGGCGACGGCTCTGTGGCTCGGCTTCGGCGCGCTGCCCGATTACCTCGTCAACGCCGCCGTGTTCGGCGGCATGATGGCGTTGGGCCTGCTGCTCATGCGCAGCCATCCCCTCCCCGGCTTCGCGGCGACCTGGCCCTTCGCGCTGCGCCTCCACGACCAGCGCGTCGGCATCCCCTACGGCGTCGCCCTGTCGGCCTCCGCCCTCGTCACCTGCCCCGCCGCGCCATTATGGCACCTGGTGCTGGCAGGCTGA
- a CDS encoding TadE/TadG family type IV pilus assembly protein, with protein sequence MLRRRLPDAKGPPAGRASTARGSSFGSRIAAIRLRIIAIRLRIAGFPSAREGATAVEFALIGLPFLCLVAAITETALAFFAAQVLDNAVSGASRQLYTGQFQAARATDPPPPADTTTQQAALKKFKDAICKSQVAIFSCSSVKVDVLTLSDGDSFTPTSPINAGSRSWRTDFGTQYQDPGPGQIVIVQAAVEFPVFFGFLNPNTLSNGKRVLQSTVAFRTEPFQ encoded by the coding sequence ATGCTCCGTCGTCGCCTGCCCGATGCTAAAGGACCGCCGGCCGGGCGGGCCTCGACGGCGCGCGGCTCCTCGTTCGGGTCGCGGATCGCCGCGATCCGGTTGCGGATCATCGCGATCCGGTTACGGATCGCCGGCTTCCCGTCCGCCCGCGAGGGGGCGACCGCGGTGGAATTCGCACTGATCGGGCTGCCGTTCCTCTGCCTCGTCGCGGCGATCACCGAGACCGCGCTGGCGTTCTTCGCCGCCCAAGTCCTCGACAACGCCGTCTCGGGTGCCTCGCGCCAGCTCTATACCGGCCAGTTCCAGGCCGCTCGCGCGACGGATCCGCCTCCGCCTGCCGACACCACCACGCAGCAGGCCGCGCTGAAGAAGTTCAAGGACGCAATCTGCAAGAGCCAGGTCGCGATCTTCTCGTGCAGCAGCGTCAAGGTCGACGTGCTGACGCTGTCCGACGGCGACAGCTTCACGCCGACGAGCCCGATCAATGCCGGCTCGCGGTCCTGGCGGACCGATTTCGGCACCCAGTACCAGGATCCGGGGCCGGGTCAGATCGTGATCGTGCAGGCGGCGGTGGAGTTTCCGGTCTTCTTCGGCTTCCTCAATCCCAACACCCTGTCGAACGGCAAGAGGGTGCTGCAGAGCACCGTGGCCTTCCGCACGGAGCCGTTCCAGTGA
- a CDS encoding type II and III secretion system protein family protein, producing the protein MSEPSPAFLRAAASLRGAFRSASTRILAATLAGTLAVLASGPAAAQDGASLRGTGPRGGIVPAPVVNVGPNEADVSRRIDLTMGRSLVIDLPRDAKEVFVANPKVANAVVRSTRKVFVIGIENGATSIFVMDGEGRQIAALDVTVGRDLNVLRQTLTGSIPGGRFDVRPAGDSVLLTGSVGSAAEAQQAVDIANAFVGTGGAGTTARGAVINNLTIRGKDQVMLRVTVVEVSRQVLKQFGINLNASWSTMNFVNGVPFPLTGGSYPAGNELTGKLSSGGFSLQANLRAFEQAGVSRILAEPTLTAISGEAATFTAGGEIPVPTSQSCSAVIASNSSNCSVGIEYKPYGVALNFTPVVQSENRISIRVGTNVTELDPQSAVPVSNGNNTISVPGLTVRKSETTIELPSGGTMMIAGLIQQRNRQAISGLPGMLNLPVLGALFRSRDYQRQETELMIMVTPYIAKPMDPAQVRKPDDGFTESTDSQAIVLGRLNRLYGVVGAAPLGSGYRGRVGFITD; encoded by the coding sequence ATGTCCGAGCCTTCCCCGGCGTTCCTTCGCGCCGCCGCCTCCCTCCGCGGCGCCTTCCGCTCGGCCTCGACGAGAATCCTGGCGGCAACCTTGGCGGGCACCCTGGCCGTCCTCGCATCCGGACCCGCCGCCGCCCAGGACGGGGCGAGCCTGCGCGGGACGGGCCCGCGCGGCGGCATCGTGCCGGCGCCGGTGGTGAATGTCGGCCCCAACGAGGCCGACGTGTCGCGCCGCATCGACCTCACCATGGGCCGGTCGCTGGTGATCGACCTGCCCCGGGACGCCAAGGAGGTGTTCGTCGCCAATCCCAAGGTGGCGAACGCCGTGGTGCGCTCGACCCGCAAGGTGTTCGTCATCGGCATCGAGAACGGCGCCACCTCGATCTTCGTGATGGACGGCGAGGGACGCCAGATCGCCGCCCTCGACGTCACGGTGGGGCGCGACCTCAACGTGCTGCGCCAGACGCTCACCGGCAGCATCCCGGGCGGCCGCTTCGACGTGCGCCCGGCGGGCGATTCGGTGCTGCTCACCGGCTCGGTCGGCTCCGCCGCGGAGGCGCAGCAGGCCGTCGACATCGCCAACGCCTTCGTGGGCACCGGCGGGGCCGGGACGACCGCCCGCGGCGCGGTGATCAACAACCTGACGATCCGCGGCAAGGACCAGGTGATGCTGCGCGTCACCGTGGTCGAGGTCTCGCGCCAGGTGCTCAAGCAGTTCGGCATCAACCTGAATGCCAGCTGGAGCACGATGAACTTCGTCAACGGCGTGCCCTTCCCGCTCACCGGCGGCTCCTACCCGGCCGGCAACGAGCTCACGGGCAAGCTCTCCTCCGGCGGCTTCTCGCTCCAGGCGAACCTGCGCGCCTTCGAGCAGGCCGGCGTGTCGCGGATCCTGGCCGAGCCGACCCTGACGGCGATCTCCGGCGAGGCGGCGACCTTCACCGCCGGCGGCGAGATCCCGGTTCCGACCAGCCAGAGCTGCTCGGCGGTGATCGCCTCGAACTCCTCGAACTGCTCGGTCGGCATCGAGTACAAGCCCTACGGCGTCGCGCTGAACTTCACTCCGGTCGTCCAATCGGAGAACCGGATCTCGATCCGGGTCGGCACCAACGTCACGGAACTTGATCCGCAGAGCGCGGTGCCGGTCTCCAACGGCAACAACACCATCTCGGTGCCGGGCCTCACGGTGCGCAAGTCCGAAACGACCATCGAGCTGCCGTCGGGCGGGACGATGATGATCGCGGGCCTGATCCAGCAGCGCAACCGCCAGGCGATCAGCGGCCTGCCGGGGATGCTCAACCTGCCGGTCCTCGGCGCCCTGTTCCGCTCCCGCGACTACCAGCGCCAGGAAACGGAGCTGATGATCATGGTCACGCCCTACATCGCCAAGCCGATGGATCCGGCCCAGGTCCGCAAGCCCGACGACGGCTTCACCGAGTCGACCGACAGCCAGGCGATCGTGCTCGGCCGCCTGAACCGCCTCTACGGCGTGGTCGGCGCCGCGCCCCTCGGCTCCGGCTATCGCGGCCGGGTCGGCTTCATCACCGACTGA
- a CDS encoding TadE/TadG family type IV pilus assembly protein, whose amino-acid sequence MPDALARFRGGRDGVAAVEFALVLPLLLLLYFGTTDLAGYIGNVRKVTLAARTVADLVAREGGDISANQFALIVKAGRAVLAPYDGATARIAAKAVGVYDANGKAKVCSYAVDAGNASAPAPTGPTDVPPVPDAFKSAGARYVVVELTMAYKPIFAASFAKRFNLGTVTESVVWPVRNGKVYNVSVTSVPEVVLPTVVSNSNGGACPST is encoded by the coding sequence ATGCCTGACGCGCTCGCGCGCTTTCGGGGCGGGCGGGACGGCGTCGCCGCAGTCGAGTTCGCGCTGGTGCTGCCGCTTCTGCTGCTGCTCTATTTCGGCACGACCGATCTCGCCGGCTATATCGGCAACGTCCGCAAGGTGACCCTGGCGGCCCGCACCGTGGCCGATCTGGTGGCGCGGGAGGGAGGTGACATCTCGGCGAACCAGTTCGCCTTGATCGTGAAGGCGGGACGCGCGGTCCTCGCCCCCTATGACGGCGCCACGGCGCGGATCGCCGCCAAGGCGGTCGGTGTCTACGATGCGAACGGCAAGGCCAAGGTCTGCTCCTACGCCGTGGATGCCGGCAACGCCTCCGCGCCGGCGCCGACCGGCCCGACCGACGTGCCGCCGGTGCCGGACGCCTTCAAGAGCGCGGGCGCCCGCTACGTCGTCGTCGAGCTGACGATGGCCTACAAGCCGATCTTCGCCGCCAGCTTCGCCAAACGGTTCAACCTCGGCACCGTGACCGAGTCCGTGGTCTGGCCGGTGCGCAACGGCAAGGTCTACAACGTCTCGGTCACCTCGGTCCCGGAGGTCGTGCTGCCGACCGTCGTCTCCAACAGCAACGGCGGGGCCTGCCCGAGCACCTGA
- a CDS encoding pilus assembly protein N-terminal domain-containing protein, giving the protein MSQPHRPSLTRAACLLALAVLAPAAVQASDGATVTVSVDNAKVIRLPERTATVIVGNPIIADVSLQRNGIVVLTGKSFGSTNLIALDSAGTMLAESAISVRAGSPSVITVQRGLERESYSCTPACQPAVQLGDAQRYFSEVSGQAGQRNSLATAGGAVGTR; this is encoded by the coding sequence ATGAGCCAGCCCCACCGCCCGAGCCTCACGCGAGCCGCGTGCCTTCTGGCGTTGGCGGTGCTGGCCCCCGCCGCCGTGCAGGCGAGCGACGGCGCCACCGTCACCGTGTCGGTCGACAACGCCAAGGTGATCCGCCTTCCGGAGCGCACCGCGACGGTGATCGTGGGCAACCCGATCATCGCCGACGTGTCGCTGCAGCGGAACGGCATCGTCGTCCTGACCGGCAAGAGCTTCGGCAGCACCAACCTCATCGCGCTGGATTCGGCGGGCACGATGCTGGCGGAATCGGCGATCAGCGTGCGGGCCGGCAGCCCGTCGGTGATCACGGTGCAGCGCGGCCTGGAGCGCGAATCCTATTCCTGCACGCCCGCCTGCCAGCCGGCGGTGCAGCTCGGCGACGCGCAGCGCTACTTCTCCGAGGTGAGCGGCCAGGCCGGCCAGCGCAACTCCCTGGCGACGGCCGGGGGAGCGGTCGGGACGCGCTGA
- the cpaB gene encoding Flp pilus assembly protein CpaB gives MKSSRLLLISVAAVTGAGAFVVMSGREPPPPPPAEPVAAAAPAIEMVEVLVAAAELPMGQTLKPADLRWQPWPKSAASDSALQRTSAPTALEDTAGSIVRSPFLSGEPIRREKLIKANGSGFLSAILPAGMRAVAISIDARGSNTAGGFILPNDRVDVLRISRDEEAARAGVGDTQTAETILTNIRVLAVGQTVQERNGERVITGDTATLELTPAQAEAVTLAQKVGQLSLTLRSLADAGQVAPTSPEPQAEAGLTIVRYGVSKQMPRR, from the coding sequence ATGAAGTCTTCGCGCTTGCTTCTCATCAGCGTCGCCGCCGTGACCGGCGCGGGAGCCTTCGTCGTGATGAGCGGCCGCGAGCCGCCGCCCCCGCCGCCGGCCGAGCCGGTCGCCGCGGCGGCCCCGGCCATCGAGATGGTGGAGGTACTGGTGGCCGCGGCCGAGCTGCCGATGGGACAGACGCTCAAGCCGGCGGATCTGCGCTGGCAGCCTTGGCCGAAGAGCGCGGCGAGCGACAGCGCGTTGCAGCGCACCAGCGCGCCGACGGCGCTCGAGGACACGGCGGGCTCGATCGTGCGCAGCCCGTTCCTCTCCGGCGAGCCGATCCGGCGCGAGAAGCTGATCAAGGCCAATGGCAGCGGCTTCCTGTCGGCGATCCTGCCCGCCGGGATGCGCGCCGTCGCGATCTCGATCGATGCCCGCGGCTCGAACACCGCCGGCGGCTTCATCCTGCCGAACGACCGGGTCGACGTGCTGCGCATCTCCCGCGACGAGGAGGCGGCCCGCGCCGGCGTCGGCGACACCCAGACCGCCGAGACCATCCTGACCAACATCCGGGTCCTGGCGGTCGGCCAGACCGTGCAGGAGCGCAACGGCGAGCGGGTGATCACCGGCGACACCGCGACGCTCGAGCTCACACCGGCCCAGGCCGAGGCCGTGACCCTGGCCCAGAAGGTCGGCCAGCTCTCCCTCACCCTGCGCAGCCTCGCCGATGCCGGCCAGGTCGCCCCGACCTCACCGGAGCCGCAGGCCGAGGCCGGCCTCACCATCGTGCGCTACGGCGTCTCCAAGCAGATGCCCCGCCGATGA
- a CDS encoding AAA family ATPase — protein sequence MSEPGEPTGRVIAPVPRITVQAFCESGEVAAVIEAAAGDRRMQKAHTRVQMGGAAAATEAYRSAPTPNVIVVEIGTAKGNPLAALDSLAEVCDSGTKVVVIGHVNDVVLYREFIRRGVSEYLIAPIDAVAVIAAISELFSDPAAEPLGRTIAVVGARGGVGASTLAHNIAWSVSRDYGTATVIADLDIAFGTAGLNFNQDPPQGVAEAVFAPDRVDANFVDRLLSKCTDNLSLLAAPATLDRPTDFVEGAFDGVIDVLRASVPCIVLDVPHGWSAWCRRMLIGADEIVVVAAPDLTSLRNARNLFEVLRQARPHDRMPRLVLNGVGMPKRPEIAVSEFSKALDAPVAATVPFEPALFGTAANNGQMLAEVQPGAKVTEVLSELAGSLTGRGETRRGRGNILEPLLEPLLARLARRKAS from the coding sequence ATGTCTGAGCCGGGCGAACCCACCGGCCGGGTCATCGCCCCGGTTCCCCGCATCACCGTGCAGGCCTTCTGCGAGAGCGGCGAGGTCGCGGCCGTGATCGAGGCCGCCGCCGGCGACCGGCGGATGCAGAAGGCGCATACCCGGGTCCAGATGGGCGGCGCGGCGGCCGCCACCGAGGCCTATCGCAGCGCGCCCACCCCGAACGTTATCGTGGTGGAGATCGGCACGGCCAAGGGCAACCCGCTCGCCGCCCTCGACAGCCTGGCCGAGGTCTGCGATTCCGGCACCAAGGTGGTGGTGATCGGCCACGTCAACGACGTCGTGCTCTACCGCGAGTTCATCCGCCGCGGCGTGAGCGAGTACCTGATCGCGCCGATCGATGCGGTCGCGGTCATCGCGGCGATCTCCGAGCTGTTCAGCGATCCGGCGGCCGAGCCCTTGGGGCGGACGATCGCGGTGGTCGGCGCCCGGGGCGGCGTCGGCGCCTCGACGCTCGCCCACAACATCGCCTGGTCGGTGTCCCGCGACTACGGCACCGCGACGGTGATCGCCGATCTCGACATCGCCTTCGGGACCGCCGGCCTCAACTTCAACCAGGACCCGCCGCAGGGCGTGGCCGAGGCGGTGTTCGCGCCGGACCGGGTCGACGCGAACTTCGTCGACCGCCTCCTGTCGAAATGCACCGACAACCTGAGCCTGCTCGCGGCGCCCGCAACCCTCGACCGCCCGACCGATTTCGTCGAGGGCGCCTTCGACGGGGTGATCGACGTGCTGCGGGCGAGCGTGCCCTGCATAGTGCTCGACGTGCCGCATGGCTGGTCGGCCTGGTGCCGGCGGATGCTGATCGGCGCCGACGAGATCGTCGTGGTGGCCGCGCCCGACCTCACCTCGCTGCGCAATGCCCGCAACCTGTTCGAGGTTCTGCGTCAGGCGAGGCCCCACGACCGCATGCCGCGCCTGGTCCTCAACGGGGTCGGGATGCCCAAGCGCCCGGAGATCGCCGTGTCGGAATTCTCCAAGGCCCTCGACGCGCCGGTCGCCGCCACGGTGCCGTTCGAGCCCGCCCTGTTCGGCACCGCGGCCAATAACGGCCAGATGCTGGCGGAGGTGCAGCCCGGCGCCAAGGTCACGGAGGTCCTGAGCGAGCTCGCCGGATCCCTCACCGGCCGCGGCGAGACGCGCCGCGGCCGGGGCAACATCCTTGAGCCCCTCTTGGAGCCGCTGCTGGCCCGGCTCGCCCGCCGCAAGGCGTCGTGA
- a CDS encoding type II secretion system F family protein: MDIETVIAAGLLAASAVSLASAVVVPLLPSEARATKRQQALIGQRQAVERVQAVSRRDQVAKSLKEIEDKEKKKSRVSLELRLTQAGLTISKGQFCLFSAVGGFLVGAFGFVMSGDTLLALGLAFAAGLGVPRWLLSYLRQRRMNRFILELPNAMDVIVRGIRSGLPVGDCLRIIAREAREPVKSEFRAMIEAQALGISLGDAVGRLYERMPVPEANFFAIVIGIQQKSGGNLSEALGNLSRVLRDRRKMADKVKAVSMEAKASAAIIASLPFVVATLAYITSPDYISLLWTTTIGHIALAGSGVWMLVGVFVMNRMIRFDI; this comes from the coding sequence ATGGACATCGAGACGGTGATCGCGGCGGGCCTGCTCGCGGCGAGCGCGGTGTCGCTCGCCTCCGCGGTGGTGGTGCCGCTGCTGCCAAGCGAGGCGCGGGCCACCAAGCGCCAGCAGGCCCTGATCGGCCAGCGCCAGGCCGTCGAGCGCGTGCAGGCGGTGAGCCGCCGCGACCAGGTCGCCAAGAGCCTGAAGGAGATCGAGGACAAGGAGAAGAAGAAGAGCCGCGTCAGCCTCGAATTGCGGCTGACCCAGGCGGGCCTCACGATCTCCAAGGGCCAGTTCTGCCTGTTCAGCGCGGTGGGCGGCTTCCTCGTCGGGGCCTTCGGGTTCGTGATGAGCGGCGATACGCTCCTGGCGCTCGGCCTCGCCTTCGCGGCGGGGCTCGGCGTGCCGCGCTGGCTGCTCTCCTACCTGCGCCAGCGCCGGATGAACCGCTTCATCCTGGAACTGCCCAACGCCATGGACGTGATCGTGCGCGGCATCCGTTCGGGCCTGCCGGTCGGCGATTGCCTGCGCATCATCGCCCGCGAGGCCCGGGAGCCGGTCAAGAGCGAGTTCCGGGCGATGATCGAGGCCCAGGCCCTCGGCATCTCCCTCGGGGATGCGGTCGGCCGCCTCTACGAGCGGATGCCGGTGCCGGAGGCGAACTTCTTCGCCATCGTGATCGGCATCCAGCAGAAATCCGGCGGCAACCTCTCGGAGGCGTTGGGCAACCTCTCGCGGGTGCTGCGCGACCGGCGCAAGATGGCCGACAAGGTGAAGGCCGTCAGCATGGAGGCCAAGGCCTCGGCGGCGATCATCGCCTCCCTGCCCTTCGTGGTGGCCACCCTCGCCTACATCACCAGCCCCGACTACATCTCGCTGCTCTGGACGACCACGATCGGCCACATCGCGCTCGCCGGCTCCGGGGTGTGGATGCTCGTCGGCGTGTTCGTGATGAACCGGATGATCCGCTTCGACATCTGA